Proteins from a single region of Trichoderma asperellum chromosome 3, complete sequence:
- a CDS encoding uncharacterized protein (SECRETED:SignalP(1-25)~TransMembrane:9 (n9-20c25/26o315-338i822-843o855-878i899-923o935-958i965-983o995-1013i1025-1042o1054-1074i)) produces MAPLSCRGLLVGLVALLPSLTAAYANSSYNVDALRAQFALMDDRPKDCPPCFNCLLPAHTCAQYAGCNEFNGKCDCPDGFGGDDCLEPLCGSLGRGKDRPMRSGSSCECDEGWTGINCNVCTTNQACNALMETGSGGVCYQNGELVKYNNQVCRVTNKKIADLLGQQKPQVTFTCKEEEETCDFQFWIDEVESFYCHLSDCASGAQYGSDKNTTAYKCDHISCSCIPGRMMCGKDGSLDLTDFLDQAVNGPGQFECTQRGGGAHDCAFKEPAMDDLMTSLIGDSSILLDCQAGECLYETEVPGYHRPVKQINTPLIAGVIGGSSLFLAAVIIGTWYLSRRRLRYGAIRLEDSDDESTKLMVDHKPATLFFQNVAYSLNGKNILTGIQGVCQPGEVTAIMGASGAGKTTFLDILARKNKRGHVSGDFYVNGEKVNDAEYRNVVGFVDQEDTMLPTLTVHETILNSALLRLPRDMGRAAKEQRVFEVEKELGIYHIRDSLIGSEEGKGRGISGGEKRRVGIACELVTSPSILFLDEPTSGLDAYNAYNVVECLVTMAKNYKRTVIFTIHQPRSNIVALFDRLILLAQGKLVYSGLFSECQPYFNDIGYECPPGFNIADYLVDLTMHASSNQTADDGRIDADGESVGPSSTRAVKSVASTTIGSAGEASAEPSLRPKGRRRDSVKVRQERELFTRRKAPGTAASSDAGGDNQDGYRLQNNPGSSLPSYHSDDPHDLPPPAMTGTDLDIITRSFAKSHIAVSIRDDIQQAISGAEAANGSNTNGYAAEGPNIYTSAVGKGYARIGYLRQFIIISGRTWKNLYRNPMLMLTHYAIAIILAVFSGYLFYGLTDDIPGFQNRLGLFFFLLALFGFSTLTSLNVFASERLLFTRERANGYYSPATYFAAKVLFDIIPLRIIPPILMGSIIYPMTGLVPDSAHFFKFMLVLVLFNLAAAAICLFIGIVCKDGGVANLIGSLVMLFSLLFAGFLLNHDATPKGALWLQTLSIFHYGFESLIVNEVIELTLVDKKYGLDITVPGAAILSSFGFQNGALWSDIRNLGIFAASFVVLAYAAMHILLVEKR; encoded by the exons ATGGCGCCTCTCAGCTGTCGAGGTCTGCTCGTCGGGCTCGTGGCTCTCCTGCCCTCCCTGACGGCGGCCTACGCCAACTCCAGCTACAATGTCGACGCTCTGCGAGCCCAGTTCGCCCTCATGGATGACCGCCCCAAGGATTGTCCGCCATG CTTTAACTGTCTCCTACCCGCCCATACCTGCGCGCAGTACGCAGGCTGCAACGAGTTCAACGGAAAATGCGACTGTCCTGATGGGTTCGGCGGTGACGACTGTCTCGAGCCAT TGTGTGGTTCTCTTGGGCGCGGCAAAGACCGACCGATGCGATCGGGCTCTTCTTGCGAATGCGACGAAGGCTGGACTGGCATCAACTGCAATGTCTGCACAACGAACCAAGCTTGTAATGCCCTGATGGAGACCGGCAGCGGAGGTGTCTGCTACCAGAATGGCGAGCTCGTCAAGTACAACAACCAGGTCTGCAGAGTCACTAACAAAAAGATTGCCGACTTGCTTGGACAGCAAAAGCCCCAAGTCACATTTACCTgcaaagaggaggaagaaaccTGCGACTTTCAAT TCTGGATCGATGAAGTTGAATCTTTCTATTGCCATTTGTCGGATTGTGCATCTGGTGCCCAGTACGGCAGCGATAAGAACACCACAGCATACAAGTGCGATCACATCAGCTGTAGTTGTATCCCTGGCCGTATGATGTGCGGCAAGGATGGTTCGCTCGACCTTACCGATTTTCTGGACCAAGCAGTTAATGGCCCTGGCCAATTTGAATGTACTCAAAGGGGCGGCGGTGCCCATGATTGTGCTTTCAAAGAGCCCGCAATGGACGATCTCATGACCAGCTTAATCGGCGATTCTAGTATCCTTCTAGACTGCCAAGCTGGTGAGTGCTTGTACGAGACTGAAGTGCCAGGTTATCACCGTCCGGTTAAACAGATCAACACGCCCCTCATTGCTGGCGTTATCGGAGGATCTtcgctcttcttggcagctGTCATCATAGGAACGTGGTATTTGTCCCGCCGCAGATTGCGTTACGGAGCGATTCGCCTGGAGGATTCCGACGACGAGAGTACCAAGCTTATGGTGGATCATAAGCCTGCgaccctcttcttccaaaaTGTCGCCTATTCTCTCAATGGAAAGAATATCTTGACTGGGATCCAAGGAGTTTGCCAACCAGGGGAGGTGACTGCCATCATGGGAGCTTCTGGCGCGGGAAAGACAACGTTTCTGGATATCCTTGCTCGAAAGAATAAGCGTGGCCATGTTAGCGGAGACTTTTACGTCAATGGCGAAAAGGTCAATGATGCCGAATATAGAAATGTGGTTGGTTTCGTTGATCAGGAAGACACCATGCTGCCCACGCTTACCGTTCATGAGACTATCCTCAACAGCGCTCTGCTGAGACTTCCCCGGGACATGGGCCGTGCTGCCAAGGAGCAGAGAGTTTTTGAAGTTGAGAAAGAGCTAGGAATCTATCACATTAGAGACTCTCTCATTGGTTCCGAGGAAGGAAAGGGCCGTGGAATCTCTGGTGGTGAGAAGAGACGTGTGGGAATTGCCTGCGAACTGGTCACCAGCCcctccatcctcttcctcgatgAGCCGACTAGTGGATTGGACGCTTACAATGCGTACAATGTCGTTGAATGCCTTGTCACCATGGCCAAAAACTACAAGCGAACCGTCATATTCACCATCCACCAACCTCGCTCCAACATTGTTGCTCTTTTTGATAGGCTCATCTTGCTGGCTCAGGGCAAATTGGTTTACTCTGGACTCTTTTCGGAATGCCAGCCATATTTTAATGATATTGGCTATGAGTGTCCCCCGGGCTTCAACATTGCCGACTATCTTGTGGACCTCACTATGCATGCGAGTAGCAACCAGACGGCAGATGATGGACGAATTGATGCCGACGGTGAAAGTGTAGGCCCAAGCAGTACGCGGGCTGTCAAATCCGTTGCTAGCACCACTATTGGAAGTGCTGGCGAGGCTAGTGCCGAGCCATCGTTACGACCTAAGGGCCGACGTCGCGATTCAGTCAAAGTACGACAGGAACGAGAGCTCTTTACGCGAAGAAAGGCCCCTGGCACCGCCGCATCTTCAGATGCCGGAGGAGATAACCAAGATGGCTATCGGCTCCAGAACAACCCTGGAAGCTCTCTGCCTAGCTACCACTCGGATGACCCTCACGACCTACCCCCTCCGGCTATGACGGGAACTGACCTTGATATTATCACTCGATCTTTTGCCAAGTCCCATATTGCCGTCTCTATCCGCGACGACATCCAGCAAGCAATTAGTGGAGCCGAAGCGGCAAATGGATCAAATACAAACGGATATGCTGCAGAAGGGCCAAACATCTATACTAGCGCTGTTGGAAAAGGATACGCTCGGATTGGATACCTGCGCCAGTTTATTATCATCTCTGGAAGAACTTGGAAGAATCTTTACCGCAACCCAATGCTTATGCTCACGCACTACGCAATCGCTATTATCTTGGCAGTATTCTCCGGATACTTGTTCTACGGCCTCACTGATGATATTCCTGGCTTCCAGAATCGCCTTggtttattcttctttttactgGCTCTCTTCGGTTTCAGTACTCTAACAAGTCTCAATGTATTTGCCAGCGAGCGACTCCTCTTCACTCGAGAGCGAGCCAACGGCTATTATTCCCCGGCTACTTATTTTGCCGCCAAGGTCCTGTTCGATATTATTCCTTTGAGAATCATTCCGCCGATTCTCATGGGCTCCATCATCTACCCAATGACCGGCTTAGTGCCAGATTCGGCACACTTCTTCAAGTTTATGCTGGTTTTGGTCCTATTTAatctggcagcagcagccatctgTCTGTTCATCGGCATTGTTTGCAAGGACGGTGGTGTAGCCAACTTAATTGGTAGTTTGGTGATGCTGTTCAGTCTCCTCTTCGCTGGCTTCCTCCTCAATCACGATGCCACGCCAAAGGGTGCTCTGTGGCTCCAGACTCTCTCTATTTTCCACTACGGCTTCGAATCGCTCATCGTCAACGAAGTAATAGAGCTTACGCTGGTAGACAAAAAGTACGGCCTTGATATTACCGTCCCTGGCGCCGCTATCCTTAGCTCCTTTGGATTTCAAAACGGCGCCCTTTGGTCCGATATTAGAAACCTTGGTATTTTTGCCGCCTCTTTCGTCGTTCTCGCCTATGCCGCGATGCACATTTTGCTTGTCGAGAAGCGATAG
- a CDS encoding uncharacterized protein (EggNog:ENOG41), translating into MSLYSAGNCLRPVVRQLSSTSRSFSTTPAILSNAVPPESPSYIRLPSPPQSQTDEAKPPRVRGSLPVPRQVFPRSEGDRKIKPDYINKTAPRSANAREPKNESQRWKREMAETRRTNLEQGLKALYTRREKSDAIRNARVSRKFKENNEAAAAPEREDDRLTRSTVLDAILDTKTYPDPDRFSRAQRSQVKVQKKEKAKYEARRDALMELYINASNFIVQESELKAEIDEIFSEDYFRKQSQYFQRYGTTENAWGIYGKPPSIANMLETTTGNSTKLMDYYESEYDRSVKRQKRIAEEFTGGKME; encoded by the coding sequence ATGTCGCTCTATTCTGCAGGCAACTGCCTCAGGCCAGTAGTTCGGCAATTGTCGTCTACTTCACGCAGCTTCTCAACAACCCCGGCGATTCTCTCCAATGCCGTCCCGCCCGAATCTCCCTCTTACATCCGACTTCCTTCCCCTCCTCAGTCTCAAACCGACGAAGCCAAGCCACCCCGAGTAAGAGGTTCACTGCCAGTACCGCGGCAAGTGTTCCCTCGATCAGAAGGCGATCGCAAAATCAAGCCCGATTATATCAACAAGACAGCGCCGAGGTCTGCCAATGCGCGAGAACCCAAAAACGAATCTCAGAGATGGAAGCGAGAGATGGCCGAGACCCGAAGAACCAATCTGGAGCAAGGTCTGAAGGCACTCTATACACGCCGCGAGAAGAGCGACGCGATTAGAAACGCCCGCGTAAGCCGCAAGTTCAAGGAGAACaacgaggctgctgctgctcccgaaAGAGAGGACGACCGGCTCACGCGAAGCACTGTCCTGGATGCTATTCTGGACACCAAAACATACCCCGACCCAGATCGCTTTTCCCGTGCCCAACGCAGCCAGGTCAAGGtccagaagaaagagaaagccaAATATGAAGCTCGACGGGATGCCCTCATGGAGCTGTACATTAACGCCTCCAACTTCATCGTCCAGGAGAGCGAGCTCAAGGCTGAGATTGATGAGATTTTCAGCGAGGATTACTTCAGAAAACAAAGCCAATACTTCCAACGCTATGGCACCACTGAAAACGCTTGGGGTATCTACGGAAAGCCTCCCTCCATTGCTAATATGCTGGAAACCACGACTGGAAATTCAACTAAGCTCATGGATTATTATGAGTCCGAATATGATCGCTCCGTtaagaggcagaagaggatTGCTGAGGAGTTTACAGGAGGCAAAATGGAGTAG
- the NOG2 gene encoding GTPase required for pre-60S ribosomal subunit nuclear export and maturation (BUSCO:EOG092D1L93), which translates to MGTGKKEAARRVRQGKTGDGMGNVRVKGENFYRDAKKVKLVNMYKDGRAQRDADGKITKAASFQSRDIPNARIEPNRKWFTNTRVVSQDTLTAFREAMAEKAKDPYQVLLKSNKLPMSLIHDGGKDTTNGIKQHKAKMTIETSPFAGVFGPKAQRKRVKLSVSTVNDLADDTEKSMETYEERLEHNRLLSGNSGNDGESESLTMAIEPVFDKGQSKRIWNELYKVIDSSDVVIHVLDARDPVGTRCRSVEKYLKEEAPHKHLIFVLNKCDLVPTSVAAAWVRALSKEVPTLAFHASINNSFGKGSLIQLLRQFSALHTDRKQISVGLIGGPNTGKSSIINTLSKKKVCTVAPIPGETKVWQYVSLMKRIYLIDCPGIVPPSSTDTPTDLVLRGVVRVEKVEHPEQYIDALLSRVKQNHMEKTYDIKGWRNGTELLELLARKGGRLLRGGEPDLDGVAKMVLNDFMRGKIPWFTPAPKLSEEDEEEGSGNVNGRRGKLGEMPRKRPASETLEEAEEANAEIPGEKADGDESSDSEFEGLGSDTEEALSRKPSFGATSGAQSDAESNSDDVLSVNDLSDDDTPKEATPVTQISSNKPGRSNKRQRR; encoded by the exons ATGGGTACCGGAAAGAAGGAAGCCGCCCGGCGAGTGCGCCAGGGCAAAACTGGTGACGGGATGGGCAATGTTCGCGTCAAGGGCGAGAACTTCTATCG CGATGCGAAGAAGGTGAAGCTCGTGAACATGTACAAGGATGGCAGGGCTCAAAGAGACGCGGACGGGAAAATTACAAAGGCTGCGAGCTTCCAGTCAAGAGACATCCCTAACGCTCGAATCGAGCCAAATCGCAAGTGGTTCACCAACACTCGCGTTGTCTCCCAAGACACCCTCACAGCCTTCCGTGAGGCCATGGCtgaaaaggccaaggatCCTTACCAGGTTCTGCTCAAGTCAAATAAGCTTCCCATGAGCCTTATTCACGACGGAGGCAAGGACACCACCAATGGCATCAAGCAACACAAAGCCAAGATGACCATTGAGACATCGCCGTTCGCGGGTGTCTTCGGACCCAAGGCCCAGCGCAAGCGTGTCAAACTTTCAGTCAGCACTGTCAATGACCTTGCTGATGACACCGAGAAGAGCATGGAGACTTATGAAGAGCGCCTGGAGCACAACAGGCTTCTGAGTGGAAACTCTGGCAATGATGGCGAGTCTGAGTCACTTACTATGGCCATCGAACCTGTGTTTGATAAGGGCCAGAGTAAGCGTATCTGGAACGAGCTGTACAAGGTCATCGACTCTTCAGATGTTGTCATTCACGTTCTTGACGCCAGAGATCCTGTTGGAACTCGATGCAGGAGTGTTGAGAAGTACCTCAAAGAAGAGGCACCTCACAAGCACCTCATCTTTGTTCTCAACAAGTGTGACTTGGTTCCTACTAGCGTTGCG GCTGCATGGGTACGAGCACTCTCTAAAGAGGTTCCTACGCTTGCTTTCCACGCAAGCATAAACAACTCGTTCGGAAAAGGATCTTtgatccagctgctgcgacaATTTTCTGCTCTTCACACAGATAGAAAACAAATTTCTGTCGGTTTGATCGGTGGTCCGAATACTGGGAAGTCCTCTATTATCAACACTCTGTCTAAGAAGAAAGTCTGCACTGTGGCCCCTATTCCTGGAGAGACCAAGGTGTGGCAATATGTCAGCTTAATGAAGCGTATCTACCTTATTGACTGCCCTGGTATCGTGCCCCCATCAAGCACTGATACACCAACTGACCTCGTCCTGCGGGGCGTGGTGCGTGTCGAAAAGGTGGAACATCCGGAGCAGTACATTGATGCGCTACTGAGTCGTGTTAAGCAGAACCACATGGAAAAGACCTATGACATCAAGGGATGGCGAAACGGAAccgagcttcttgagcttcttgctCGGAAAGGAGGTCGTCTGCTCCGCGGAGGAGAGCCTGACCTGGATGGCGTAGCGAAAATGGTGCTAAATGATTTCATGAGGGGCAAAATTCCCTGGTTCACCCCAGCTCCCAAACTAAgtgaagaggatgaggaagagggaagTGGCAACGTCAATGGCCGCCGTGGCAAGCTGGGTGAGATGCCTCGGAAGCGACCCGCTTCCGAGACAttggaagaagctgaagaagccaaCGCCGAAATCCCCGGAGAGAAAGCTGACGGGGATGAGTCCTCGGATAGTGAATTTGAGGGATTGGGCAGCGACACTGAAGAGGCCTTGTCAAGGAAGCCTTCTTTTGGTGCTACTAGCGGAGCTCAAAGCGATGCTGAGAGCAATTCAGACGATGTCTTGTCTGTTAACGACCTGAGCGATGACGACACCCCTAAGGAAGCTACTCCCGTTACCCAGATCTCATCTAACAAGCCTGGTCGGTCCAACAAGCGACAACGTCGGTga
- a CDS encoding uncharacterized protein (EggNog:ENOG41~SECRETED:SignalP(1-17)): MLYSLLALGLGTALTEAAVVRTSGCQLHFTASGAISGPVGEISSGQVRAGSGVSSTTFTLQGGQLWDNKGHGCWWTPPTHVLQCDNNQNPDNGFKVGCDGSVSYNGQTEFWECQTGESGQYNVYLNGGQGVNCHQITLKADNCHSGCPPPPPHFTPPPRPRTCPANLNGPYEFPHLIIPVDESNPNHAPGTSYFGEVSSSVSSIFNFDIPSGDKGKRCSLVFLFPQQKDLTTSSFNFTGSGALDFAWLSEPANQGTTYNNKPGTKQDFGTTTVSPGNNYVISTFACPAGETVAFEISDANGGGTTFRYFQDYNPAPIGLYIRKC; encoded by the exons ATGTTATACTCTCTACTTGCTCTTGGTCTCGGTACGGCCTTGACTGAAGCCGCCGTTGTGCGGACTTCTGGCTGCCAGTTACACTTTACAGCTTCGGGAGCCATATCTGGCCCTGTTGGCGAGATCTCATCTGGTCAGGTGCGAGCCGGTAGCGGTGTGAGCTCGACAACTTTCACCCTGCAGGGAGGTCAGCTCTGGGATAACAAGGGCCATGGCTGTTGGTGGACTC CACCTACACATGTCCTCCAGTGCGACAACAACCAGAATCCAGACAATGGATTCAAGGTAGGATGCGACGGCTCTGTCTCGTATAACGGACAGACGGAGTTCTGGGAGTGCCAGACAGGAGAGAGTGGCCAATATAACGTCTATCTGAATGGAGGACAGGGTGTCAACTGCCACCAGATTACTCTCAAGGCTGATAATTGTCACTCTGGATgcccgccgcctcctcctcatttTACTCCACCACCTCGTCCAAGGACTTGCCCGGCCAACCTCAACGGACCTTATGAGTTccctcatctcatcatcccCGTGGACGAGTCCAATCCCAACCACGCCCCAGGAACGTCCTACTTTGGCGAAGTTTCCAGCAgtgtctcttccatcttcaacTTTGACATCCCCAGTGGCGATAAAGGCAAGAGATGCAGCCTCGTATTCCTCTTCCCGCAGCAGAAGGATCTCACGACCTCATCCTTCAACTTTACCGGCTCGGGGGCCTTAGACTTTGCCTGGCTGAGCGAGCCTGCCAACCAGGGCACGACGTACAACAACAAGCCAGGCACGAAGCAGGATTTCGGAACAACTACGGTGTCTCCAGGTAACAACTACGTGATCTCGACGTTTGCCTGCCCCGCTGGAGAGACGGTTGCGTTTGAGATCTCGGATGCGAATGGTGGAGGCACTACGTTTAGATATTTCCAGGATTATAACCCGGCGCCTATTGGGTTGTATATCAGGAAATGCTAA